Genomic DNA from Peribacillus sp. FSL H8-0477:
ACTGTAGTTTTTGCGAGTATCCAAGATATTCAGTGGAAAGTAATTTACTTTTTGAATTCTTTGAGACATAGTCACGAATATTTTCGATCGTCCACTTTTTATTCATATTAATACACCTCCGATAATGCAGGCGAAGTATCGGATAACTTCCCTTTAAGTAAAGAACTTATCTACCTGAACACCCTATTATAGCATTATTATCTGTATTGGTCAGCGTCTCATTCATGCTTATTCTTTAAATTTTTCCCCAATCAAAAAGGCCAATAAAAATTGGCCTTATACTAGTTTATAATAGTGATTGGAAAGCGTTTCTTACCACGTCTCCACGGCTGATTATTCCTGCCAATACCCCGTCGCGTTCAACAGGTAATTTTTTAATATGTTTATTTCCTAGGATGGAAGCAATATTTTCTGCACTTTCATTATACTGAACGGTAACTACCTTTTTCTGCGCAATTTCCATTACATTTAGATTCATCATTCTTTTTACTCGTTCTTCGAATTTTTCGTCATCGCCTCTTATGACATCTACAAAAAAGAACGAACTGATGACGATATCTTTGTGTTTTCCAATGAAACGCATAATATCTCCGTCGCTTATGTAAGCGACAATTTCATTTTTTTGATTAATAACGGGAAGACCGCTAATCCCATTTTCCAAGAATTTTTCAATAACTGAACGAACCGTTTCATTTTCCTGTACAGTTAATACATTGCTTTTCATAATTTCATGAGCTTTCATGAAAGTTCCCCCTACCATTTGGATAGTACTTTTATTTACATTATAAAAGGTAGTTCCTACTTATATTATACTCCTTATTACATGATATGGGATAGAAATACCTCATTCTATGTACTATTTTTCAATAACATTAAAAAAGATAGGTTTACGAACAAGCTGCCCTACGATATTGATTTACGTCTTTACCATTGATATATCATAATTTTAATATATTATCCTCCTTGAATTTCCTTTATACTTTTTCCCTCTAAATAAGCATGACCATTTTTCAGGTTCGCTACAGTTTGGAACCCATATTTTTGATAAATTTTCTCAATGGTTTCATTGATTGGAAAAACCCAAAGTTGCTTAATTTTCCGCTTTATTATTTCGTTTTGGATAAACTGAATAAGCGCACCTATGAGTCCTTTCCCCCGATACGCTTCGAGCGTCGCTACACTTTCAAGACGAGCTTGATCACCATCAACAAAGATACAGGCAGTTGAGCAAGCTATTCCTTCATAACGAAGCAGATAATGAGTAAATGCCGTGTGATTAAATTGTTCTTGAAATATATTTTTAATCGTTTCCATCCCGCCAAATTCAGTAATACTCCCTTCAATCTCCAAGGCCTCTTGATAGTTATCTACCGTTACCTTTTCAATCGTTACTCTACTGTTAGTCTCGATTTCGATGATTTTATGATTCCATAGCTTTACGGGATTATTGAATTCTTCATAATGATAATGTTTAGCTTTCGCTACTGAAATAAAAGCTTGAAGTTGTTCTATATTATAGAGATAGAATCTAGGAATCATTCCTTTGTCTTGATAAAAACTAGTAACTTCATCGATCACCGACATTGGATGATCGCATGTTCGTTGAATATAAGCGTGATTCGCATCATAATAATTCGGTTGGTTTTCATTATAAAAAAGCATTCCCCACGACGTATCGATTTTTGTAGTAAAGGTAGAGAGATATGCACAATCCATTTTAAAAACAGCTTCTAAACTAAACATTGATTTCCTCATTTCTATCATCTTCTGAATATTTCTGTTCGTACGAGAGCGGTGTTAAGCATCAAAAATGAGGCAGGTGAATTCACCTGCCTCCCTTTATTCTTTATAACCCAGCTTACTAGAGATTAGGCTGCCGATTTCGATGATTCGTGTTTTGAGTATATTCAGGCGCTCCTTTGTCATTCGCTCAGTCGTTCCTGAAATACTTACGCTGGCGTAGACGTTTCCTGAATGATCAAAAATAGGAGCGGCAATACATGTAATTCCGTGTTCATTTTCTTCTAAATCAAGGGCATATCCCTGCTCCCTAACGGCATCCAGCTCTTCCAAAAACTGATCTAGATCCGTAATGGTTTCATCTGTGTGCCGCGGCATTCCTTTTCTCTCTAAAATGTCGATGGCTTCCGCTTTTGGTAGATTGGCAAGAATCGCTTTCCCGACAGATGTGCAGTGCATCGGTGCGCGTTTTCCAACCCTTGAATGCATCCGCAGCAGTTCATTGCCTTCGAGTTTTTCAATATAGACTACTTCCCCTTGATCAAAGACAACAAGATGAATGACTTCATTTGTTTCATTTTCAAGCAGCTGCAAGTATGGTTTGGCTTCAGTTCTGAGATCAATCGATTCCAATAGCTGTGAACTAATGGTTAAAAAGGCATACCCAAGCTTATAGCGCCCGGTTTCGATATCTTGTTCGATATAGCCATATTGGACCAATGTTGAAAGAATTCGGTACACAGAGCTTTTATTAATATCCATCTGATTGGCAATCTCCGTAACCCCGAGGCCGCCTTTTTTTAAACTGACCATGGCGATAATATCGAGCGCTCTGCTTACCGATTTCACCATATTTTCCCGTTCCATTTGTCTCACCTCATGTCCACAAACTTACTTAGCTTGTACTAACGTATTCCGAAGCGTCCCAATTTCATGAATCACACATTCAATCGTATCGTTTTCTTGAATCAGCTCGGCACCCAACGGACTGCCTGTCAAAATGACATCGCCTGGGTGAAGGGTCATAACCGTTGATAAATAGGCAATCATTTTTTTTAATGGGATAATCATGTACTCTGTTGGACTATTTTGTTTTTCAACCCCGTTTACTTTGGCTTCCACGCGTACAACGGCCGGATCTAGTTCCGTTTCAATCACTGGACCCAGCGGTGTAAAGCTGTCAAATGACTTCCCTATCGTCCAGTGGCCATCACGATGAAAGTATTGCGGGGCGGTAACATCATTCCCAATGGTATAACCAAATACATAGTCTAATGCTTCATTTTCTTCAATGTTTTTTGCCGTTTTGCCAATTACAACTGCTAGTTCAGACTCGAATTTCACTTCATGAATATCCCTTGGGATGACAATTTCCTCTCCAGTCCCAATAACTGAAGAGACTGGTTTAAAGAAAAACACCGGTATTTCTGGTAGTTCATTCGGCAGATCCGCTTTGTTTCCTACATAATTCGCACCGATTCCAATAACTTGATTGGGTTGGACGGGTGCTAGCAGCTTAACTTCCTTTATCGAATACGTATCACCGGTATACGTCCATTGTTCAAATAGATTCCCTTGTATTTCGTTAATTTCTTCATTCTCTACGATTCCTATATGCTCTGAATGATTTACATGAAAACGAACAAACTTCATCAAAATCCCTTCTTTCACAAGAGTATGTACCAAGGGCATTCCAGACCAATGGAATGCCCTTAGATTGACTTAAATGGTAATCCCAAACTTCTCTTTGGCTTCAATTCTCCGTTTATGCAAAATGGGTTCTGTATAGCCATTCGGTTGGTCAAATCCTTTGAAGACAAGATCGCATGCAGCTTGGAAAGCAACTGACTCCTCGAAATGACCAGCCATATTACGGTACATGGAATCCCCAGCATTTTGTTCATCAACGACCTTCGCCATCCGCTTCATTGTTTCCAATACTTGTTCCTCCGTACAGATACCATGGTGCAGCCAGTTGGCCATATGTTGACTTGAAATTCTTAGGGTCGCTCTGTCTTCCATTAAACCAATATCATGGTAATCAGGTACTTTAGAGCAGCCAATTCCTTGTTCAACCCAACGTACCACATATCCTAAAATTCCTTGTGCGTTATTATCCAGTTCTTCTTGAATTTCTTCACTACTCCAGTTAATCTCCTTGGCAAGCGGGATTTCAAGAATTTCATCACGGCGGTCAGTTAGTTGTGCCATCAGATCTTTCTGTACCTTTGTAACATCAACTTGATGATAGTGAATCGCATGAAGGGTCGCTCCAGTTGGTGACGGTACCCATGCCGTGTTCGCACCTGCTTTCAAATGCCCAATTTTCTGTTCCAGCATATCTGCCATTAAATCGGGCATGGCCCACATTCCCTTACCAATTTGAGCAACACCTTGGAAGCCAGTTTCAAGACCGGTAGTTACATTGGATGCTTCATAGGCTTTCAACCATGTAGCCGATTTCATGCTTCCTTTACGAATCATTGGTCCAGCGGTCATGGAAGTATGAATTTCATCGCCTGTCCGGTCAAGGAATCCTGTATTGATAAAGACGATCCGTTCTTTGACTTTTTCAATGCAGGCTTTTAAATTAAGTGATGTTCTTCGTTCTTCATCCATTAAGCCAATTTTAATCGTATGTCGTTCCAAACCAAGCAAGTCTTCGATTCGGTCAAACAGCAGATTGGCGAATGCCGCTTCTTCGGATCCGTGCATTTTTGGCTTCACAATATAAATCGAACCCTTTTTGGTATTTTGATAAGTTCCTGTGCCGAGTAATGTATGTTTAGCGATTAAACTCGTCATGACTCCATCAAGTATACCTTCATGAATTTCATTCCCATCACGATC
This window encodes:
- a CDS encoding malate synthase G, producing the protein MTNYVRASRLQVANELYEFINQEVLPNSEVEQEAFWNGFSDLIEELTPKNKALLQHRDELQSQINEWHRKHDIQDAANYKAFLKEIGYLENEAEDFKISTKYVDDEIRFQAGPQLVVPINNARYAINAANARWGSLYDALYGSDAISEEAGASKAGGYNPVRGQKVIEYGRKLLDEAAPIIGASHSEVVSYAVVDAQLVVTLENGENAYLENDEQFIGYNGEAEEPTAILIKNNGLHIEIQIDSGHTIGKTDKAGVKDLLLEAAVTTIMDCEDSVTAVDAEDKVLVYKNWLGLMKGELAATFKKGNKLTTRTMNPDRIYTSATGEEMSLSGRTMMFVRNVGHLMTINAVLDRDGNEIHEGILDGVMTSLIAKHTLLGTGTYQNTKKGSIYIVKPKMHGSEEAAFANLLFDRIEDLLGLERHTIKIGLMDEERRTSLNLKACIEKVKERIVFINTGFLDRTGDEIHTSMTAGPMIRKGSMKSATWLKAYEASNVTTGLETGFQGVAQIGKGMWAMPDLMADMLEQKIGHLKAGANTAWVPSPTGATLHAIHYHQVDVTKVQKDLMAQLTDRRDEILEIPLAKEINWSSEEIQEELDNNAQGILGYVVRWVEQGIGCSKVPDYHDIGLMEDRATLRISSQHMANWLHHGICTEEQVLETMKRMAKVVDEQNAGDSMYRNMAGHFEESVAFQAACDLVFKGFDQPNGYTEPILHKRRIEAKEKFGITI
- a CDS encoding GNAT family N-acetyltransferase; translated protein: MFSLEAVFKMDCAYLSTFTTKIDTSWGMLFYNENQPNYYDANHAYIQRTCDHPMSVIDEVTSFYQDKGMIPRFYLYNIEQLQAFISVAKAKHYHYEEFNNPVKLWNHKIIEIETNSRVTIEKVTVDNYQEALEIEGSITEFGGMETIKNIFQEQFNHTAFTHYLLRYEGIACSTACIFVDGDQARLESVATLEAYRGKGLIGALIQFIQNEIIKRKIKQLWVFPINETIEKIYQKYGFQTVANLKNGHAYLEGKSIKEIQGG
- a CDS encoding IclR family transcriptional regulator, which gives rise to MERENMVKSVSRALDIIAMVSLKKGGLGVTEIANQMDINKSSVYRILSTLVQYGYIEQDIETGRYKLGYAFLTISSQLLESIDLRTEAKPYLQLLENETNEVIHLVVFDQGEVVYIEKLEGNELLRMHSRVGKRAPMHCTSVGKAILANLPKAEAIDILERKGMPRHTDETITDLDQFLEELDAVREQGYALDLEENEHGITCIAAPIFDHSGNVYASVSISGTTERMTKERLNILKTRIIEIGSLISSKLGYKE
- a CDS encoding CBS domain-containing protein; this translates as MKAHEIMKSNVLTVQENETVRSVIEKFLENGISGLPVINQKNEIVAYISDGDIMRFIGKHKDIVISSFFFVDVIRGDDEKFEERVKRMMNLNVMEIAQKKVVTVQYNESAENIASILGNKHIKKLPVERDGVLAGIISRGDVVRNAFQSLL
- a CDS encoding fumarylacetoacetate hydrolase family protein, whose amino-acid sequence is MKFVRFHVNHSEHIGIVENEEINEIQGNLFEQWTYTGDTYSIKEVKLLAPVQPNQVIGIGANYVGNKADLPNELPEIPVFFFKPVSSVIGTGEEIVIPRDIHEVKFESELAVVIGKTAKNIEENEALDYVFGYTIGNDVTAPQYFHRDGHWTIGKSFDSFTPLGPVIETELDPAVVRVEAKVNGVEKQNSPTEYMIIPLKKMIAYLSTVMTLHPGDVILTGSPLGAELIQENDTIECVIHEIGTLRNTLVQAK